A region of the Massilia sp. erpn genome:
TTTCGGCGTACGTGACTTCGCGCCGGTTCGACAACAGGGCCTGCACGATCTCGCGGCTGCGTTCCGGGGAAAAGCGCCAGTCGGTGGTGAAGGAAGCGAGGAAGAACTTGGCCTTGGTCGCGGCCAGGGTTTTCGCCAGGTCGCCGCCATGGGCGCGCGCCGGGTCGAAATAGTCGAGCGCCTTGGTGATCAGCAGATAGGTGTTGGCGTCAAAGTACTCGGAAAACTTGTCGCCCTGGTAGCGCAGATAGGATTCGATCTCGAAATCGATGCCGAAGCCGAATTTATAGTCGCTGCTTTCGGCGATATCGCGCAGCTTGCGGCCGAACTTCTCGGCCATATCGTCGTCCGACAGATAGGTGATGTGGCCGACCATGCGCGCCACTTTCAGGCCGTTTTTCGGCACCACCCCGTGTTCGTAGAAATCGCCGCCGCGGTAATCGGGGTCGCTCAGGATGGCCTGGCGCGCCACGTCGTTGAAGGCGATATTCTGCGCCGACAGCTTGGGCGTGGAAGCGATCACCATGCAGTGGCGCAGGCGCTCGGGATACATGATGCTCCAGGCCAGCGCCTGCATGCCGCCCAGCGAGCCGCCCATGACGGCGGCGAACTGGGTGATGCCCAGTTCATCGGCCAGGCGCGCCTGGGCCGCCACCCAGTCCTCCACCGTGACCACGGGGAAAGCGGCGCCATACGGCTTGCCGGTGGCGGGATTGGTGTGCATCGGCCCGGTCGAGCCGAAGCAGGAACCCAGGTTATTGACGCCGATGACGAAGAATTTATTGGTGTCGAGCGGCTTGCCGGGACCGATCATATTGTCCCACCAGCCCACGTTCTTGGGATTGTCGGCATACACGCCGGCCACGTGGTGGGAGGCGTTCAGTGCGTGGCAGACCAGCACCGCGTTCGACTTGTCGGCATTCAGGGTGCCGTAGGTTTCATACATGAGCATATAGTCGCGCAGCGAGGCTCCGCTTTGCAGCTGGAGCGGCGCGGCAAAATGCATGGTTTGCGGTGATACGGTTCCTATGGAAGACATGTGTTAAGAAGGTAGCTGTCAAAGTACAGCGCGGCCCCACGGGCCATCTATCGATGCGGCCATCCCGTGATGATGGGTGCCGCAGACTAGCCGCGCACGCCGCCACAATGGCTGGCGCCGCGCGCGGGCGGAATTACATCGTTTGCAAAGCCTGAACCGCTTCGGCGATCGCGGCCGGTTCCATGGCGCGCAGGATTTTGCGCGTCTGCGGCACGATCGCTTCCAGATCGCTGTTCAGGATTTCCTGCTTGACCGACAGCAGCTGCGCCGGGTGCATCGAAAACTCGCGCAAGCCCATGCCCAGCAGCAGGCGGGTCAGCTTGGTATCGCCCGCCATTTCGCCGCACACGCCGACGTCGATGCCGGCCTTGTGGCCAGCGGCGATGGTCATGGCGATCAATTGCAGTACGGCAGGATGCAGGGGATTGTAAAGGTGCGCCACCTCATAATCAACCCGGTCGATGGCCAGGGTGTACTGGATCAGGTCATTGGTGCCGATCGAGAGGAAGTCCATGCGCTTGACGAACATGGGCAGGGCCAGGGCCGCCGCTGGAATCTCGATCATGGCGCCGACCTGCACTTCCGGGTCGTATTTGATGTCCAGCTCGCGCAGCTGCGCCTTGGCCTGCTCGATCATGGCCAGCGACTGGTCGATCTCGAAGGCATGCGCCAGCATCGGGATCAGGATGCGCACCTTGCCGAAGGCCGAGGCGCGCAGGATGGCGCGCAACTGGGTCAGGAAGATCTGCGGTTCGGACAGGCAGTAGCGGATGGCGCGCAGGCCCAGGGCCGGATTCAGGGCCGTGTGCTCGCTCTGGTCGAGCGGCTTGTCGGCGCCGATGTCCAGGGTGCGGATGGTGACGATGCGGCCCTTCATAGCGACCACGGCGCGCTTGTACTGCTCGAACTGCTCGTCCTCGGACGGGATATCGCTGGCGCGGCCCATGAACAGGAATTCGGAGCGGAACAGGCCAACGCCGCTGGCACCCGCCTCCAGCGCGGCCGGGCAGTCGTCGGGCAGTTCGATATTGGCCAGCAGGGTGATCGCCATGCCGTCCTTGGTGACGGCCGGGGTTTTCTTCAGTTTGCTAAGCTTCTTGCGCGCGCGCAGGGCGGCCTGCTGGCGTTCGCGGTACTGCTCCAGCACCAGGGCGCTGGGCGTGACGATGACCACGCCGGCATCGCCGTCGATGATGACCCAGTCGTCCTGCTTGATCAGCTGGGAAGCCTGGGACATGCCGACGGCGGCCGGAATATCCAGGCTGCGCGCCACGATGGCGGTGTGCGAGTTCTGCCCGCCCACGTCGGTGACGAAGCCGATGAAGGAGCGGTCGCGGAATTTGAGCATGTCGGCCGGCGAGATATCGTGGGCCACCACGATCATCTGGGCCTGGAATTCGTCGCCGGCGGCCGGCGTGATGGCGGTGGGCAGCGGCTCGCTGCCCATCAGCACCTTCAGCACGCGCTCGGCCACCTGCTGGATGTCGGCCTTGCGTTCGCGCAGATAAGGGTCTTCGATTTCGTCGAACTGGGCGGAAAGCTCGTCGATCTGGGTCAGCAGGGCCCATTCGGCGTTGTAGTGGCGGCTGCGGATGATATCCAGCGGCGCCTCGGAAATCAGGGGATCGGACAGGATCAGGGCGTGGACGTCGATGAAGGCGCCCAACTCGGTCGGCGCATCCTTGGGCAGTTCATTCCACAGCGTTTGCAATTCGCGGTGCACGGCGGCCAGGGCCTGCTGCAGGCGCTGCACCTCCGCTTCCACATTTTCTTCGGCAATCAGGTAGTGCCGGACTTCGAGGGCCGCTGGCGTCAGCAGGTGGGCGCGGCCGATGGCGATGCCGCGCGATACCGGAATGCCGTGGAGCGTGAACGATGCCATGGGCGGATAGGTATGGGTTCGTGGATGGCTGCGGTCCCTCGGCATTACTCGCCTTCGCCGAATTTATCGTTCACCAGGGCGGACAGGGCGTTGATGCAATCCTGTTCGTCGGCGCCGTCGGCTTCCAGCGTCACTTTGGCCCCCTTGCCGGCGGCCAGCATCATCACGCCCATGATGGACTTGGCGTTGATGCGGCGCGCATTGCGGGTCAGCCAGACGTCGCTCTGGTATTTTGCGGCCAGTTGGGTGAATTTGGCGGAAGCACGCGCATGCAGTCCAAGCTTGTTGATAATCTCAAGTTCTTGCTGAATCATATAGTCTGTCTTCTCAATCAGGGATGCGCTGCAAAAACCGCCGCTGCCAGCCGGAGCTAACGGCGGCTACTGTGGGCCTGCATCAGACCCTTATCCTGTTATCGACCCTCACCGCGCCGCTTTGGGCGCCGGCCAGGGCCATCTCCACCACCACGTCGAGCGTGTCGCGCCGGTAGGTGATCGCGCGCAGCAGCATCGGCAGGCTGATGCCGGCGATGACTTGCACGCGGCCCTCGTCGGCCAGCTTGTTGCAGCAGTTGGCGGGTGTACCGCCTTTGATATCCGTGATCACCAGCACGCCGGAGCCATCGTCCAGGCGCAGGATCGCTTCGCTCGCCATTTTCTGCACTTCGCCCAGATCCTGGTCCGCCACCACGTCGATGGCTTCCAGCCTTTCGGTCTGGCCGCGGAATACATGGGCCACCGCGGCCAGGAAAGCCTGGCCCAGCGGTG
Encoded here:
- the ptsP gene encoding phosphoenolpyruvate--protein phosphotransferase, which translates into the protein MASFTLHGIPVSRGIAIGRAHLLTPAALEVRHYLIAEENVEAEVQRLQQALAAVHRELQTLWNELPKDAPTELGAFIDVHALILSDPLISEAPLDIIRSRHYNAEWALLTQIDELSAQFDEIEDPYLRERKADIQQVAERVLKVLMGSEPLPTAITPAAGDEFQAQMIVVAHDISPADMLKFRDRSFIGFVTDVGGQNSHTAIVARSLDIPAAVGMSQASQLIKQDDWVIIDGDAGVVIVTPSALVLEQYRERQQAALRARKKLSKLKKTPAVTKDGMAITLLANIELPDDCPAALEAGASGVGLFRSEFLFMGRASDIPSEDEQFEQYKRAVVAMKGRIVTIRTLDIGADKPLDQSEHTALNPALGLRAIRYCLSEPQIFLTQLRAILRASAFGKVRILIPMLAHAFEIDQSLAMIEQAKAQLRELDIKYDPEVQVGAMIEIPAAALALPMFVKRMDFLSIGTNDLIQYTLAIDRVDYEVAHLYNPLHPAVLQLIAMTIAAGHKAGIDVGVCGEMAGDTKLTRLLLGMGLREFSMHPAQLLSVKQEILNSDLEAIVPQTRKILRAMEPAAIAEAVQALQTM
- a CDS encoding PTS sugar transporter subunit IIA codes for the protein MVGILLLTHAPLGQAFLAAVAHVFRGQTERLEAIDVVADQDLGEVQKMASEAILRLDDGSGVLVITDIKGGTPANCCNKLADEGRVQVIAGISLPMLLRAITYRRDTLDVVVEMALAGAQSGAVRVDNRIRV
- a CDS encoding HPr family phosphocarrier protein is translated as MIQQELEIINKLGLHARASAKFTQLAAKYQSDVWLTRNARRINAKSIMGVMMLAAGKGAKVTLEADGADEQDCINALSALVNDKFGEGE
- a CDS encoding homoserine O-acetyltransferase encodes the protein MSSIGTVSPQTMHFAAPLQLQSGASLRDYMLMYETYGTLNADKSNAVLVCHALNASHHVAGVYADNPKNVGWWDNMIGPGKPLDTNKFFVIGVNNLGSCFGSTGPMHTNPATGKPYGAAFPVVTVEDWVAAQARLADELGITQFAAVMGGSLGGMQALAWSIMYPERLRHCMVIASTPKLSAQNIAFNDVARQAILSDPDYRGGDFYEHGVVPKNGLKVARMVGHITYLSDDDMAEKFGRKLRDIAESSDYKFGFGIDFEIESYLRYQGDKFSEYFDANTYLLITKALDYFDPARAHGGDLAKTLAATKAKFFLASFTTDWRFSPERSREIVQALLSNRREVTYAEIDAPHGHDAFLLEDPRYMNMVRAYYEQVWKELQA